A window of Halovivax gelatinilyticus genomic DNA:
ACCCCGGTCAGCTGATGCCGTACGTTCGGTTTCGAGGTCCGACAGCGGAGATCGAACGAGTCGACGAAATCATTGCGGACGATCCGACCGTAACGAGGGCGACGTTGCTAGCCAATAGCGAGGAGGAGTCCCGATATCGCATTCAGTGGGACGATTCAGTGACCGAGACGGTTCGCGTACTGACGGGCGAAAACGCCTCGATCCTCGGCGCGAGCGCCAGCGATGCCCACTGGCACCTGCGAGTGCTCGTCCCCGAACGCGACGAGCTCTCACGGACCTACGAAACCGCGACCGAAGCGGGGATCACCGTCGATCTCGCCCGGGTACACGAGATCGAAACCGACGAGCGAAGTCGGTACGGGCTCACCGACGCGCAGTACGAGACCCTCGTCGAGGCGCTCGTCAACGGCTACTACGAGATCCCTCGCACGGTCGATATGGAGGCGCTCGCCGAGCACCTGGATATCTCTCACCAGGCGCTTTCCGAGCGGCTTCGACGAGCCCACCGGCGCCTGGTGACGGAGGCGTTAGACGTAGAACGCGACGTCGAGGAGTTCGAGTGAGCCGAGCGCGTCGGCGACGGCACAACACCTACGGCAGATCGCATCGTGGCCACCGTATGGAATCGGAGATGCTCGTCGATCAGCGGACGCTGGTCGA
This region includes:
- a CDS encoding helix-turn-helix domain-containing protein; amino-acid sequence: MGTTAELVIPASEFALARTLDEIGSLDVSVEPVVATDPGQLMPYVRFRGPTAEIERVDEIIADDPTVTRATLLANSEEESRYRIQWDDSVTETVRVLTGENASILGASASDAHWHLRVLVPERDELSRTYETATEAGITVDLARVHEIETDERSRYGLTDAQYETLVEALVNGYYEIPRTVDMEALAEHLDISHQALSERLRRAHRRLVTEALDVERDVEEFE